AAAATGATTATTTCATATTAGGTTATGGAAAATTTGGTCGAAGAGTAACCCAAACATTAATTGAAAAAAACAATAATGTTATTGTTTTAGACAATAATAAAGAAGTTATTGACAAAGCGCCCGATACAGTATCATGTGCAATGTGTATTGACACAACTGACATTAATGCTTTAAAAGAAACAGGAATTTTAAATGCAACATGTATTATTGTGGCAATTAGTGATGTTCAAGATTCAATTTTAACGTGTGCTAATTTAGTTGAACTTGGTGTCAAAGGTAATATTATTGCTCGAGCACAAAACACAATGCATAAACGTGTTTTAAAAACAATTGGCATTGAACATGTTGCTGTACCTGAAGAAGAAGTGGCACACCGTGTTGGTTTGCAAGCAATGTATCACTTTGATGAAAGTGTACATAGTTTAACAGCTGATTATGTTTGAGTTAGTTTGGTTGTTTCTAACAGAAACTGTACCAACCAACCATTAAAAGATTTAAACATTCGTGGGAAGATTAATGCCTCAATTTTATTCATTAAACATAACGGAGAAAATATTTTCCCAGTAAAATCAGATACAACACTTTCATTGGGTGACTTAGTTGTTATTATGGCTAGTGAAAAAACATTAGGACTAGCAATTGATTTCTTTACTGATTCAATGTTTCGTTCAGTTAACAAAGAACAAGAACACGAAAACACCCCTTTAGTTCCACAAACAAAAAGACGTTTACGTAAGATACAAATCAAATTAAAGAAAAAGACAAAAAATGGCTAAAAATCAAAAATTAGAAGTATCGATTTTAGCTTTTGATACTAGTAGTGAAAACATCTTTAATAAACAATTAGAAAAGATGCAAAAAAATGAAATTGAAATTGTCCATTATGATGTAATGGATGGAGTGTTTGTTCCAAACCGTGCTTATGGAATTGAATACTTAAGCACGCTTTATCTTTATGGATTTGACACTCATGTTCACTTTATGGTAACTAATCCATGAAAGTGAACAAAAGAATTTTTACACTATCCATTAAATGCTATTACTTTTCATCCTGAACCAATTAGTAAATTGCAAACAAGATTATTAATTAGAAAAATTCAAAAATCAGGAAAAAAAGCAGGATTAGCCTTTCGCCCACAAACTGATATTAATCAATACAAAAATATATTAAAAAAAGCCGATATAGTTACTATTATGGGTGTTAACCCGGGATTTGGTG
Above is a window of Candidatus Malacoplasma girerdii DNA encoding:
- the rpe gene encoding d-ribulose-5-phosphate 3 epimerase — encoded protein: MAKNQKLEVSILAFDTSSENIFNKQLEKMQKNEIEIVHYDVMDGVFVPNRAYGIEYLSTLYLYGFDTHVHFMVTNPWKWTKEFLHYPLNAITFHPEPISKLQTRLLIRKIQKSGKKAGLAFRPQTDINQYKNILKKADIVTIMGVNPGFGGQKFMEEITLKNLKLIKTIKDELNPSLIIQLDGGVNYDVIKLTHKYVDNFISGSFLVKQPEPIKVKEFIEQI
- the trkA gene encoding Trk system potassium uptake protein TrkA is translated as MNKNDYFILGYGKFGRRVTQTLIEKNNNVIVLDNNKEVIDKAPDTVSCAMCIDTTDINALKETGILNATCIIVAISDVQDSILTCANLVELGVKGNIIARAQNTMHKRVLKTIGIEHVAVPEEEVAHRVGLQAMYHFDESVHSLTADYVWVSLVVSNRNCTNQPLKDLNIRGKINASILFIKHNGENIFPVKSDTTLSLGDLVVIMASEKTLGLAIDFFTDSMFRSVNKEQEHENTPLVPQTKRRLRKIQIKLKKKTKNG